The proteins below are encoded in one region of Marinobacter sp. F4206:
- a CDS encoding phosphomannomutase, which produces MDLSCFKAYDLRGRVPDQLNPTLAERIGRAYVEITGAKKVIVGYDIRLSSPDIAEALSSGLMAAGADVFDIGLCGTEMVYFATSHYGMDGGIMVTASHNPKDHNGMKMVGPESRPISSDNGLNDIRDRVLEPFADAPEQGRYEPLEAMSAYIDHLLGYVDAGSLKPMTIVANAGNGGAGLVIDELEQHLPFEFVKIHHQPDGHFPNGVPNPILPENRTVTAEAVVEEGAAMGIAWDGDYDRCFFFDENGRFIEGYYIVGLLADQFLRKTGGGKVIHDPRLTWNTLDLVAAAGGEAIESKTGHAFIKQRMRDEDAVYGGEMSAHHYFRDFAYCDSGMIPWLLVAERLSQSGQTLSSLIDARIEAYPASGEINRTIADPPKVIAAIEAKYGVGAKSVSHVDGVSIEFDDWRFNLRMSNTEPVVRLNVESRGDIPLMEAKTKELLEEMERLNQ; this is translated from the coding sequence ATGGACCTGTCCTGTTTTAAAGCCTATGACCTGCGCGGTCGGGTTCCGGATCAGTTGAATCCGACCCTGGCAGAGCGCATTGGCCGTGCCTATGTCGAAATCACCGGTGCCAAGAAGGTCATCGTCGGATACGACATCCGGCTGTCGAGCCCGGACATCGCTGAGGCCCTGAGTTCTGGCCTGATGGCGGCCGGCGCGGATGTCTTCGACATCGGCCTTTGCGGCACCGAGATGGTGTATTTTGCCACCAGCCACTACGGCATGGACGGCGGCATCATGGTCACCGCCAGTCATAACCCGAAAGACCACAACGGCATGAAGATGGTGGGCCCCGAATCCCGTCCCATCAGTTCCGACAACGGGCTGAATGACATTCGGGACCGGGTGTTGGAACCCTTCGCCGACGCCCCCGAACAGGGGCGCTACGAGCCATTGGAGGCGATGAGTGCCTACATCGACCATCTGCTTGGGTATGTGGATGCGGGGTCACTCAAACCCATGACCATCGTTGCCAATGCCGGCAATGGCGGCGCCGGTCTGGTGATCGATGAACTGGAGCAGCATCTGCCATTCGAGTTCGTCAAAATCCACCACCAGCCGGACGGTCATTTCCCCAACGGCGTGCCCAACCCGATCCTGCCGGAAAACCGTACGGTCACCGCCGAGGCTGTGGTGGAGGAAGGCGCAGCCATGGGCATTGCCTGGGACGGCGATTACGACCGCTGTTTCTTCTTCGACGAAAACGGTCGCTTTATCGAGGGTTACTACATTGTTGGCCTGCTGGCGGACCAGTTCCTGCGCAAGACCGGCGGCGGCAAGGTGATTCACGACCCGCGCCTGACCTGGAACACCCTGGATCTGGTCGCCGCCGCTGGTGGCGAAGCCATCGAGAGCAAAACCGGGCACGCCTTCATCAAGCAGCGCATGCGTGACGAAGACGCCGTCTACGGCGGCGAAATGAGTGCCCACCATTACTTCCGGGACTTCGCCTACTGCGACAGCGGCATGATTCCCTGGTTGCTGGTGGCGGAGCGGTTGTCCCAGTCCGGCCAGACCCTGTCATCACTGATCGATGCCCGCATCGAAGCCTACCCGGCCAGCGGTGAAATCAACCGCACGATTGCCGATCCCCCCAAGGTAATCGCCGCGATCGAGGCGAAGTACGGCGTTGGTGCGAAAAGCGTCAGCCACGTGGACGGCGTAAGCATTGAGTTCGACGACTGGCGTTTCAACCTCCGGATGTCCAACACCGAACCGGTTGTCCGCCTGAACGTGGAATCACGGGGTGATATCCCGCTGATGGAAGCAAAGACCAAAGAGTTGCTGGAAGAGATGGAACGCTTGAATCAGTGA
- a CDS encoding phospholipase A → MRAQLIVSTVFGLTLASGMTDAQETEIPDDSTRKLTPEECALIENGVRRLACYDRILDPNMSREQAQPERIEEVEEEANKTLPTREAKAQEMAADSDEGVMDTIVDQYLAAEKAVFSFSGTFVGYRPTYILPITWVKDPNSTPTSPRLGVSTYDYDLEREEAKYQISFKVPLLTGMLDDRTTLWFGYTQKSFWQVYNRDDSAPFRETNYEPEIFMRYQSNFKIGKGTLNPLTIGFNHQSNGQSEPRSRSWNRIIASAAYSYDRWLFIVQPWYRIPENSEDDNADIERYLGHANYTTVYKLSEDRTFSLNVRNNLRSDNKTSVEFGYSFPMGDTVMGFFQYYNGYGESLIDYNHRIERFGIGIMLNDWL, encoded by the coding sequence ATGCGCGCACAGCTGATCGTTTCGACGGTTTTCGGCCTGACCCTGGCCTCGGGCATGACCGACGCACAGGAAACTGAGATTCCGGATGACAGCACCCGGAAGCTCACCCCAGAGGAGTGCGCCCTGATTGAGAACGGGGTCCGCCGGCTCGCCTGTTATGACCGGATTCTGGATCCGAACATGTCCCGAGAGCAGGCACAGCCCGAACGGATCGAGGAAGTGGAAGAGGAAGCGAACAAAACCCTGCCCACCCGGGAGGCCAAGGCGCAGGAAATGGCCGCCGACAGTGACGAAGGCGTGATGGACACCATCGTTGACCAGTACCTTGCGGCGGAAAAAGCGGTGTTTTCCTTCTCCGGGACTTTTGTTGGCTATCGCCCGACCTACATCCTGCCTATTACCTGGGTGAAGGATCCGAACTCCACCCCCACCAGCCCCAGGCTTGGTGTCAGTACCTACGACTACGATCTGGAGCGGGAAGAGGCGAAATACCAGATCAGTTTCAAGGTGCCACTGTTGACGGGCATGCTGGATGACCGCACTACGCTCTGGTTCGGCTACACCCAGAAATCGTTCTGGCAGGTGTACAACCGGGACGATTCCGCGCCATTCCGGGAGACCAACTACGAACCCGAAATCTTCATGCGCTACCAGAGCAACTTCAAGATCGGCAAAGGCACCCTGAACCCGCTGACGATTGGCTTCAACCACCAGTCCAACGGCCAGTCAGAACCCCGGTCCCGCAGCTGGAACCGGATCATCGCCTCAGCCGCCTACAGCTACGATCGCTGGCTGTTCATCGTCCAGCCCTGGTACCGCATTCCGGAAAACAGTGAGGACGACAATGCCGACATTGAGCGTTACCTGGGGCATGCAAACTATACGACGGTGTACAAACTGAGCGAGGATCGCACTTTTTCCCTGAATGTCAGGAACAATCTGCGCTCGGACAACAAGACGTCGGTGGAGTTCGGGTACAGCTTTCCGATGGGGGATACGGTTATGGGCTTTTTCCAGTACTACAACGGGTATGGCGAGAGTCTGATTGACTACAATCACCGGATTGAGCGGTTTGGTATCGGGATTATGCTGAACGACTGGCTTTGA
- a CDS encoding cytochrome c5 family protein encodes MKRVLAVVLLGFGVAAGAVMASVEDEIQSRIAPVGEVCLEGDECGAAAAPTETASSGPRPGPEVYDAVCMACHTTGAAGAPKIGDASAWAPRIDKGMETLVNHAVNGFNAMPAKGGCASCPDEEIANAVEHMVSQSQ; translated from the coding sequence ATGAAGAGAGTCCTGGCTGTCGTGTTGCTTGGCTTCGGTGTTGCTGCCGGTGCCGTGATGGCAAGTGTTGAAGATGAAATCCAGTCACGTATCGCACCAGTAGGCGAAGTGTGTCTTGAAGGTGACGAGTGTGGTGCTGCCGCCGCGCCGACCGAGACTGCCAGCTCTGGCCCGCGTCCTGGCCCCGAAGTGTATGACGCGGTCTGCATGGCCTGCCACACCACCGGCGCAGCCGGGGCGCCCAAGATTGGCGATGCTTCCGCCTGGGCACCGCGCATTGATAAAGGGATGGAGACGCTCGTCAACCACGCGGTTAACGGCTTTAATGCCATGCCGGCCAAAGGTGGATGTGCCAGCTGTCCGGACGAGGAAATTGCTAACGCCGTGGAGCACATGGTTTCGCAAAGCCAGTAA